A window of Marinobacter sp. es.042 genomic DNA:
TGCGTCGCTTATGGCCTGGCACCAGACCCTGGGCCTGACCATTTTCGGGCTGGTTATCTTTCGCGGTCTCTGGCGCTGGCTTAACCGCGCACGTATAACACCACCGGCTCAATGGGCGACCATGGCCAAGCTCGGACACATTGCGCTCTATGCCCTGATGATCCTGATGCCGCTGTCAGGGCTCGCATCCTCCCTCGGTGAAGGCGATCCTGTTACCTTTTTCGGCTGGACAGTCTTTGGCTACGGCCCGGAAATCGAGTGGCTGGAAGACAGCGGGGAAGAGGTTCATGAAGTGCTGGCCAACGTGTTGTGGCTCATGATCGGCATACACGTGGCTGCTGCCCTGGCGCATCAGTACCTGCTGGGAGACCGGATCATGAAGCGCATGGCCTGACGGCCCGGGATACGGGAAAACCCTCGGGCTCAAGCCACCGGCAGCGAATCGTCGCTGCCCCAGTCCGCCCAGGAACCATCGTAAAGAGAAAGCTGGTCATACCCGGCCAGCTCC
This region includes:
- a CDS encoding cytochrome b; the encoded protein is MTLMDADNRYGAVSRAVHWIMAVMLLVMLASEVWFEALEHTLSDASLMAWHQTLGLTIFGLVIFRGLWRWLNRARITPPAQWATMAKLGHIALYALMILMPLSGLASSLGEGDPVTFFGWTVFGYGPEIEWLEDSGEEVHEVLANVLWLMIGIHVAAALAHQYLLGDRIMKRMA